Genomic DNA from uncultured Methanospirillum sp.:
CCGTACCGGGTCGCCTCGATAAACTCAATCCCCTTCATGATCGTATCCTCTGGCCATTTGCCTGTGTCTCAGTGTATTCGTGCCCTGACCCAGATATCTCTTCTTCATAACCACCGTCACAGGCAGGGGACCCTTCCGGCAGTCCTGCCTCTTTTCTCCATTTCCCTGAGGAGAGGAAGGTTATAAGCGGTGAAATCTCACCGATGACAGATGCTGTGTCCCTGAAAAGGAGCAGCAGCCGTTCACCATCACCACACCCGACAACCACAGACTTTACCGGATCTTTGCACCCAGACTGAAGAAGCCGTGATACATCCGTATCCGTGCCAATCGCTGATTCGTGTAAGAAGATACCGTGACAGGTCCCCTTGCAAAGGGCTACTACAGCCCCGATAGCAGAGAGGGGGCGGATGATCAGATGAGAATTGTGGGAGATGAAGTTCGCCTGCAGACGGTCAGTGAGCGTATCTGATACTCCTGCAATGAGGATGCCCTGCTCGTCATGATGAGTCCGGGTGTGCCTGATTGTAACAACCGCCCCTTCCCGGTACCCTTCTTTTGCTGCCGGGATGTGAAGCACGGCATTGGATCGGACTGCCTGCATCTGGCCGGCAGCACCCCGTGGCCTGGGAAATACATAATCTTCACCAAGAACTCTCACAACGGAGACCGGGATGAACTCGTCAATTCCCCCGTCACTTGGAATTGGTTCGGCGGTAATGGCTGATGATTCGTGATTCTGCTGAAGTTTAAACTCCCAACAGGCAAGGAGAGGAACTACGACCTCACGCCATGCAGTAAGTGACGCCATCGGCTGACCCGGAAGACCGATTACCGGCTTTTCATTGACCATACCACAGAGGATGGTCTTTCCCGGTCGCATTGCAATCCCGTGAAAGAGTATGCTGCCAAGTTCTTCGATGACCTCGCGAGTATGGTCGCGGTTTCCTCCGGATGAGCCGGCAGAGATGAGAACGAGATCACACGCCTGTACCGCAGCGCTTATCGCATCCCTGATCTGGTCAGGATCATCGGGAGTGATAGGGTACCGTACCGGCGTGATTCCTGCCTGCATGAGAGAGGCTGCAATCACAGCCGTGTTGCTCTCCCTGACCTGGCCTGGCTTTGGATCCTCCCCACCTGCAACCAGTTCATCACCGGTCGGGATGAGACCTACAGTGAGGGATCTGACCTCAACATCCCTGATCCCGTATGTGATGAGTGCACCAAGATCAGAGGGTATAATCCTGTGGCCGGGATGGAGAATGAGACGCCCCTTTCTGACCTCTTCACCCGGCTCCCTGATATTCTGACCCATCCGGGCCGGACGGCGAATCTGGAAATTATTCTCACCAGCTACCCCGATCTCTTCCGAGGCGATGACTGCATCATACTCAGGTGGAACCACCTGGCCGGTGCTGATACTGAAAACATCTGTGAGCTTGACCGGGCTTTGATCCCTCGAATCAAGTGTTTCACTACTCTTTACGGCAATCCCATCCATCGATGAGAGTCTTGCAGAAGGGATTGTTGCGTTGGCATACACCGGTGAGGCAAGAACCCTTCCGATGGCCTCCTCTGCTTTGATTATCACGCGGCGCTCAGGCCGGGGGAAGGCTTCAATCAGGATTCTGATGGCTTCAGTCAGGGGTATCTTACTCAGATACCTCTTCACCAGAGCATCACCTCAACCTCGTCACCGGCCTCATATCCCTCATCACCAGCCGGAATCCTGATAATTCCATCACTCCATGCAAGCGTGTTCATAAGGCCGGACTTGCCAAGCACCGGGGTTGCACAATCACCCTCTATCCTGACCCGCAGGTAATGTTCACGCCCCTGTTCTGACTGAACACTCGTGGCCATCCTGATCTTCTGCTTGTAGGTCTTCTGGCAGGGTGAACCCTTGAGTGCCTGCAGCAGATGAATAACCACGAGGGAGAGTACCATGAACGTGGAAGCCGGATGTCCGGGAAGCCCGATGACCGGAACATTCTGTATCTTGCCGATGATCGTTGGTTTTCCCGGTGCTATCGAGATCCCATGCACATAGACCTCTCCCAGTTCTCCAATGATCCTCGCGGTGATATCATTACGGTCCTTGGAACTTCCTCCGCTCACAACCACGGCGTCGCACTCGCGGGCAGCTCGGGAGAGTGTCTCGCGGAGTTCATCAGGATTGTCCCTGATGATCCCGTACCGCACCGGTACTGCTCCCTGCCTGCGTGAGAAGACGGTGATGAGATACGAGTTCACCTCTCTGACCTCTCCAGGACGGGGAACTGCTTCAGCGGGAACCAGTTCTGTACCGGTTGAGATGATCCCGATGACCGGTTTCTTCCGCACTGTTATCTGGGTCTTTCCTATCGATGCCAGGACCCCGATGTCCTGGGGACGGAGGATCCAGCCGACCGGATATATGAGATCAGACGCTTTGAAGTCCTCATCACGTCTGATGATATTCTCGCCCACGAGTGCAGGCTTTTTAATTAGGATGGTATCTCCGATCCGCTCGGTGTACTCAACCATCACAACAGCATCGGCACCTGCCGGGATCTGACCTCCGGTCGGTATATACATACAAGTCCCGGAGGTGACAGTCAGGTCTGAAGGTGTTCCCATCCTGACCGAACCAAGGCAGGAGAGGTTCTTTGGTGAAGACTCGGATGCTGACTGAATGTCACCTGTGATGACCGCATACCCGTCACGCCAGGATCTCTCAAACCCGGGAATATCAGTGAGAGCGATAACCGGTTCGCTCAGGGTCCGACCGTCTCCGTCATCAATTGGTATCGTTTCGGTCCCGGTCTGGTGCGAGATACTCCTGACGATCCGCACCGCTTCCTCGATCGGTACTACATCAAAATAATATCCAGATGAAGCATCCGGACCTGACTCTTCTGGTTTAGACATATATTATCGGCGCTGTGCTCCTCTGGTAGCATCAGCGGTCATACCCATCCAGGTACAGGAATGGAAAGATATCTGGTTCAAATGACTATACCCGAGTTCAGAGTACATATGTATTTTTTTACCTGCGTGGATATAACCAGTTCCAATTACAGTTACCAGATCATCACTTCGACCCGGTCACCTGCACAAAATCCTTTACTGCCTGCAGGAATCTTCACGATCCCATCACTCTGGGAGAGCATATGAATAAGCCCGGCCTTTCCAAAGACCGGAGTTGCCTGGTCATCGGTGATGGTGACCCTGATGAACCGGTCACTCTCTCTGCTGGCATGCAGATTATCGGTGAGTCTGACAAACTTGCGATATACCTGCTGGTTTGGTGATCCTTTCATCGCCTGCAGGAGATGAATCACAACAAGCGTCAGCACCATGAAGGTTGCAGACGGGTGGCCTGGGAGCCCGATCACGAGGACAGAGTCAATCTGCCCGATGGTGGTCCGTTTTTCGGGAGCAAACGAGATCCCCTCGGTGTAGACCTTTCCCAGTTTATGGATGACCTGCGCCGTGATATCATGCTCATCCCGTGAGCTCCCCCCGCTCACGATGATGGCATCACACTCCTGCGATGCCTGCTCGATCAGGTTCGTGAGTTCTTCAGCATCATCCCTGATGATTCCGTATCGCACCGGGATGGCACCCTGCCGTTTGCAGAAAGCAGTTACCAGGTAAGAGTTCACCTCTCTGACCTCACCGGACTTTGGAATAGACTCAGAGGGCACCAGTTCCCTGCCGGTTGAGATGATCCCGATGACCGGCTTCTTCCTGACTTTTACGCGGATTCTTCCGATAGATGCCAGAACTGCGATATCCTGGGGTCGCAGGATCCATCCTGCCGGATACACAGGCTCTCCCTTTCTGAAATCCTCGTCCCTCCTGATGATATTTCTTCCAGGAGACACAGGACATTTTACCGTGATTCTATCCCCCTGCACATTGCATTCATCTGCCAGTACCACGGTATCTGCACCTTTAGGCAGTTTTCCACCGGTCTGAATCGAGACTGCCTGGCCGTTGGAGATCGTAGGGGTCGTTGAGAGACCTTTGCGTACCGAACCAACGAATGTCAGGGTGCAGGGCTTAATCAGGGTATCAGATGTATCAGAAGAGATGATGGCAAAACCATCCATGGTCGCCCGGTCAAACCCTGGCATATCATTCAGGGCGTAGATGGACTCACTGAGAGTCCTGCCGTCGGCCTCATCTGTCGGTATCGTCTCGGTCCCGGTCTTATGGGCTATCGAGCGGACGATCCGGACTGCCTCTTCGAGAGGGACCGTGCCGGGATCCGAAGAGGTCTCCCCTGCTGCTGATTCTTCAGTTTTAGCCAGCAAAAACTGATCAGCCCAGCGGGTCTCCGTCTGATACATGGTCCATGGAATTGGCATGGCGTTGAATGATTGTTGATTTCATGGGTACATATATGCTCAACCGGAGGACTCCGTTAGCGAAATCTCTTTATTAATTCCGGGGAAGTTAAATGATTATAATATCCAGCACGAGAGAATTATTATCGCAGCCTACTGGCTGCCAATAGATCCTACCTGGCGGTTTTTTGGCCGTTCAACTTTAACAAATGCTGATTTCGGCTCCTTGCATGGAGGGCACCGCCATGTGTCAGGCAGCTTGGAGAACGGTGTTCCCGGGGGAATGTTCTGGGTAGGATCACCTAACTCCGGATAATAGTAATACCTACACGGATTGCACCGGTAGACATCCATATCCGGATTTGAGGATGAGGCCACTCTCTTCACCATGTATCTGTAAATATTCGATTTTATGTCACATATGTTTTATCAGAGCGGAATTTTCAATAACTCAATGTATAATACTAACAGGGCATGGTAAGCACTCCTGATCTCAGTATGGTATTTGTAGAATTTTCACCCATAGATACATTCAATGCCACATGCAGTGACTGAGGAAGAACGGACCATTTCAGACTCTCATTTATACGAGACACGTGAAAAGGTAATATTTAAAAGTTTGGTCATTGACCTCGTCTTCTGGATCCCTGATATCCTGCTGGCAGTCATATCAAGCTCTGTAACCCTGTATGCAGATGTAATATAAAGTGGCAACGAGATACTCTAGACCTTTTTTTTTGCCTGGCTCGCCATGAGAAAGATAACAAAAAGCGGGGGAGATGCCTATATCTACGGCATGGGGAAGTTTGAAACCCTGACCGGTGTCATCACCGGTGCCGTGATGTTCCTCTCACTGGTTCTGGTCTTCGCAATCACAAGTTTGATACTTCTCAATCCTTCTCTGCTCCACGAAGAAGGGACAGTTCTTGCAATCGGGATTATGGCTATCGGTGTCTGTGTAAACACCTGGCTGTGGAGAGAGAAGTCCCATATAGCAAAGAAGGAGTACTCACCAGTGATGGAGTCACAGATCAGGCTTTTTTAAAACCAAGGCTCTTACTGATCTAACCGTCCTAATTGCACTGCTCCTTGTGATGATGCTTGCAGATTATGAATAGGCAATATATATCGATCCGGTTGCTTCATTTATCGTCATTGGATCGTTCCTTTTCTCAGGGTACCGCACAATATCATCCTCCCTTCCTGATCTGCTGGATAAAACAATTGATGAAGAACTGCAACTGGAGGTGGTCAGGGCTCTGGCTGACTACTTTTACGACTACGAGGCTTTTCATGGTGTCAGGTCCCGAAGAAGTGGAAACAACATTTACATAGAGTTGCTTCTTGAATTCAACGGTGACAAGAAATTTTCAGATGTGCAGGACGTGATCATCCGGATTAAAAATACCCTTGAAAGAGAGATCCTCCGAAGTTCAGTGACCATAATACCATGCACGGGTAAGTTTGGATTAATATAATTATATATCAATTTTTACCTTAAGTAACACGTAAGCAGTCTCCACATCCGTGATCTTCTGATTTTTTCGGAATGATTTTTCTGCTGTCAACTGATCTGCAGGGGAGAATTGCCAATTGAGGTCTTGGTGATTGTGGGTTTTCCTGGGCACGGTAACCGTATCGATTTATACCCGGGAGTCTATCTACTCACATGGCACTATGGGTCTGTACAAAATGTGGATATGTATACAACGAAGAGATCGGGGATCAGGATCATAACATCCCGAAGAATACACCCTTTGAGAAACTTGATCCCTCATGGGTCTGCCCGAGATGCGGGGTTGGTAAGTCGTTCTTTGTAAAACGGTGAACCGAATCTTTGGATGTAAGGATGTTCCTGGCAATCGTATTCTCATGTGATTAGAGAGGATGACCTCTTCATATTACCAAACGCTTTAGACCTCTTTTTGCAATTATCTATACATGGACCATCATGACGAGTATACGCAGGATGAACTCCTGCAAAAACTCCGGGAACTCGGGTATGATTCCAGGTTTCAGGAATATT
This window encodes:
- a CDS encoding molybdopterin-binding protein, whose amino-acid sequence is MKRYLSKIPLTEAIRILIEAFPRPERRVIIKAEEAIGRVLASPVYANATIPSARLSSMDGIAVKSSETLDSRDQSPVKLTDVFSISTGQVVPPEYDAVIASEEIGVAGENNFQIRRPARMGQNIREPGEEVRKGRLILHPGHRIIPSDLGALITYGIRDVEVRSLTVGLIPTGDELVAGGEDPKPGQVRESNTAVIAASLMQAGITPVRYPITPDDPDQIRDAISAAVQACDLVLISAGSSGGNRDHTREVIEELGSILFHGIAMRPGKTILCGMVNEKPVIGLPGQPMASLTAWREVVVPLLACWEFKLQQNHESSAITAEPIPSDGGIDEFIPVSVVRVLGEDYVFPRPRGAAGQMQAVRSNAVLHIPAAKEGYREGAVVTIRHTRTHHDEQGILIAGVSDTLTDRLQANFISHNSHLIIRPLSAIGAVVALCKGTCHGIFLHESAIGTDTDVSRLLQSGCKDPVKSVVVGCGDGERLLLLFRDTASVIGEISPLITFLSSGKWRKEAGLPEGSPACDGGYEEEISGSGHEYTETQANGQRIRS
- the glp gene encoding gephyrin-like molybdotransferase Glp; the encoded protein is MSKPEESGPDASSGYYFDVVPIEEAVRIVRSISHQTGTETIPIDDGDGRTLSEPVIALTDIPGFERSWRDGYAVITGDIQSASESSPKNLSCLGSVRMGTPSDLTVTSGTCMYIPTGGQIPAGADAVVMVEYTERIGDTILIKKPALVGENIIRRDEDFKASDLIYPVGWILRPQDIGVLASIGKTQITVRKKPVIGIISTGTELVPAEAVPRPGEVREVNSYLITVFSRRQGAVPVRYGIIRDNPDELRETLSRAARECDAVVVSGGSSKDRNDITARIIGELGEVYVHGISIAPGKPTIIGKIQNVPVIGLPGHPASTFMVLSLVVIHLLQALKGSPCQKTYKQKIRMATSVQSEQGREHYLRVRIEGDCATPVLGKSGLMNTLAWSDGIIRIPAGDEGYEAGDEVEVMLW
- the glp gene encoding gephyrin-like molybdotransferase Glp; translated protein: MYQTETRWADQFLLAKTEESAAGETSSDPGTVPLEEAVRIVRSIAHKTGTETIPTDEADGRTLSESIYALNDMPGFDRATMDGFAIISSDTSDTLIKPCTLTFVGSVRKGLSTTPTISNGQAVSIQTGGKLPKGADTVVLADECNVQGDRITVKCPVSPGRNIIRRDEDFRKGEPVYPAGWILRPQDIAVLASIGRIRVKVRKKPVIGIISTGRELVPSESIPKSGEVREVNSYLVTAFCKRQGAIPVRYGIIRDDAEELTNLIEQASQECDAIIVSGGSSRDEHDITAQVIHKLGKVYTEGISFAPEKRTTIGQIDSVLVIGLPGHPSATFMVLTLVVIHLLQAMKGSPNQQVYRKFVRLTDNLHASRESDRFIRVTITDDQATPVFGKAGLIHMLSQSDGIVKIPAGSKGFCAGDRVEVMIW
- a CDS encoding rubredoxin; this translates as MVKRVASSSNPDMDVYRCNPCRYYYYPELGDPTQNIPPGTPFSKLPDTWRCPPCKEPKSAFVKVERPKNRQVGSIGSQ
- a CDS encoding cation transporter dimerization domain-containing protein, with product MVRALADYFYDYEAFHGVRSRRSGNNIYIELLLEFNGDKKFSDVQDVIIRIKNTLEREILRSSVTIIPCTGKFGLI
- a CDS encoding rubredoxin — encoded protein: MALWVCTKCGYVYNEEIGDQDHNIPKNTPFEKLDPSWVCPRCGVGKSFFVKR